A section of the Rhipicephalus sanguineus isolate Rsan-2018 chromosome 11, BIME_Rsan_1.4, whole genome shotgun sequence genome encodes:
- the LOC119373884 gene encoding uncharacterized protein LOC119373884: MHPVIVAALIAFFHSGFAACTNVTCTTNKECTDGKMCVTHYNYSSGSYCKTQGHCIAVTDKTCSCLEGYTCRKKDCPKSPYECVILDNHETRCGGKDAPVCKDGEVCAYVFQNIYCYECPCYYSHNVMCLKITKQHRTCGPNSIAEVSGHRKYSCDGCKSATAVLTPPTISPGP; encoded by the exons ATGCACCCGGTCATCGTAGCAGCTCTCATCG CCTTTTTTCACAGCGGATTTGCAGCATGTACCAACGTCACCTGCACCACC AATAAAGAGTGCACGGATGGAAAAATGTGCGTCACACATTACAACTACAGCTCCGGATCATACTGCAAGACGCAGGGCCACT GCATTGCTGTCACAGACAAGACGTGTTCC TGTCTTGAAGGCTACACCTGCCGAAAAAAGGACTGCCCAAAGTCACCCTACgaat GTGTTATCCTCGACAACCATGAAACAAGGTGCGGCGGAAAAGAC GCCCCCGTGTGCAAGGACGGTGAAGTGTGCGCCTACGTCTTCCAGAACATCTACTGCTACGAGTGCCCTTGCTACTACTCGCACAATGTCATGT GTCTCAAGATCACCAAGCAACACAGGACGTGCGGGCCGAACTCCATTGCCGAAGTCAGCGGCCACCGGAAGTACAGTTGCGACGGCTGCAAGTCGGCCACCGCTGTCCTCACTCCACCAACAATCAGTCCTGGACCCTGA